One window of Athalia rosae chromosome 4, iyAthRosa1.1, whole genome shotgun sequence genomic DNA carries:
- the LOC105687549 gene encoding proliferating cell nuclear antigen codes for MFEARLLQGALLKKVLDAVKELLTEATFECSDAGIQLQAMDNAHVSLVSLSLRSDGFDKYRCDRNLTMGINLPNMAKILRCAATEDIVTLKAQDNADIISFVFESKNQEKVAEYEMKLINIDQEHLGIPETDYSCIVKLPSLEFFRICKDLSQFGESMTISCTKEGVKFSSSGDIGSANIKLAQTSNMEGEEEAVVIEMQEPVSLTFACRYLNSFTKATPLTSQVQLSMSGDVPLVVEYSIGVIGYIRYYLAPKIEDEDN; via the exons ATGTTTGAGGCACGTTTACTACAAGGTGCATTATTGAAGAAGGTTTTGGATGCAGTAAAAGAACTTTTAACCGAAGCTACTTTTGAATGTTCCGATGCCGGAATTCAGTTACAGGCTATGGACAATGCCCACGTTTCTTTAGTTTCTTTGAGCTTGAGAAGTGATGGCTTCGATAAATACAGATGCGATAGAAATCTAACTATGGGTATAAATCTCCCCAA TATGGCGAAGATCTTGAGATGCGCTGCAACAGAAGATATAGTCACACTGAAAGCTCAAGATAATGCGGATATTATCTCATTTGTGtttgaatcaaagaatcaaGAAAAAGTTGCAGAGTATGAAATGAAGCTCATAAATATAGATCAAGAACATCTGGGTATTCCT GAAACGGATTATTCTTGCATCGTCAAATTACCATCTCTCGAATTCTTTCGGATATGCAAAGATCTGAGTCAATTTGGTGAATCTATGACTATTTCATGTACCAAGGAAGGTGTGAAATTCAGTTCAAGCGGTGATATTGGATCAG ccAACATCAAGCTAGCTCAAACTTCGAATATGGAGGGAGAAGAGGAAGCTGTGGTCATTGAGATGCAGGAGCCAGTATCATTGACTTTTGCATGTCGATATTTGAACAGTTTCACAAAAGCAACGCCTCTTACATCCCAAGTTCAGCTCTCAATGTCAGGTGATGTCCCTTTGGTAGTGGAATACAGTATTGGTGTGATTGGATATATTCGATACTACTTAGCTCCTAAGATTGAAGATGAGGACAACTAA
- the LOC105687585 gene encoding palmitoyltransferase app isoform X2, translating to MMAPQTSVFYVTVCLIAGTSGLFFAFDCPFLAVHITPAIPVIGGLLFIFVMSTLFRTSFSDPGVIPRATPDEAAYIEKQIEVPNNDNSPTYRPPPRTKEVLVKGQPVKLKYCFTCKIFRPPRASHCSLCDNCVERFDHHCPWVGNCVGRRNYRYFYAFIVSLAFLCVFIFACAITHLIMLTTNDRPFLEAVKLSPGSVVVGVICFFSVWSVLGLAGFHTYLTTSNQTTNEDIKGSFTSKRGQESFNPYSQGNVCGNCFYVLCGPAPPSLIDRRGVVTPEYRAEQERGGDENVIINNKTYGTVKTVQPQLNGLGVLTNPNSDVSGSINNLVTGQHSPSQGRRIESINGELTLLRHPSRCPEDLPKYPRQCINDTYAQKYPVRRCSQEHIKYVKYNEVDRFNPELQKYPYRCEEDLQKYPQRCSDEYHRCSDINLIHNRYTGEHKYPIDLQKYPQTYSEDPIRYKCEEPKNYTDLQKFPQRYSEDPLRIPYTGHSLKYNHFRCSDHNLKYPIPKSILPGKILGAGGIPMIGQTAIGLVVNRFGSGPLTSDLSFTENSICASESTEEDLLNQRFIMSSMSDTDDI from the exons ATGATGGCACCACAGACAAGCGTCTTCTATGTCACAGTGTGTTTGATTGCGGGGACCAGTGGATTGTTTTTTGCATTTGA TTGCCCTTTCTTGGCAGTCCATATTACTCCTGCAATACCAGTAATTGGTGGATTACTGTTTATATTTGTGATGTCAACGCTGTTCCGAACAAGCTTCAGTGATCCAGGCGTTATACCCAGAGCAACACCTGACGAAGCAGCCTATATAGAAAAGCAAATtg AAGTTCCAAATAATGACAACTCTCCAACATACAGGCCTCCACCCCGAACGAAAGAAGTTTTAGTTAAAGGCCAAcctgtaaaattaaaatattgttTCACTTGCAAAATATTCAGGCCACCTCGAGCATCGCATTGTAGTTTATGCGACAACTGTGTGG AGAGATTCGATCACCATTGCCCTTGGGTTGGGAATTGTGTAGGGCGGAGGAATTACAGATACTTCTATGCTTTTATCGTGTCACTAGCATTTCTTTGTGTTTTTATATTCGCCTGTGCTATCACACATCTTATAATGC TCACAACAAATGATAGGCCATTTTTAGAAGCTGTAAAATTATCTCCAGGTAGCGTAGTTGTTGgagttatttgttttttctccgtttggAGCGTTTTGGGCCTCGCAGGCTTCCATACGTACCTGACAACCAGCAATCAAACTACTAACGAAGAT ataAAAGGTTCATTTACGAGTAAACGAGGACAGGAAAGTTTCAACCCATACAGCCAAGGCAATGTATGTGGAAACTGTTTCTACGTTTTGTGTGGACCAGCACCTCCAAGCCTTATTG atAGGAGGGGCGTGGTGACTCCAGAATATAGAGCGGAGCAAGAGAGGGGTGGGGATGAAAATGTTATCATCAATAATAAAACGTATGGAACCGTCAAAACTGTACAACCTCAG TTGAATGGCTTAGGCGTGCTGACAAATCCAAACAGTGATGTATCGGGCTCCATAAATAATTTGGTCACTGGTCAACATTCACCTTCTCAGGGTCGGCGGATAGAGTCAATTAACGGTGAGTTAACACTCTTAAGACATCCTTCACGTTGCCCCGAAGATCTTCCTAAATACCCTCGTCAATGTATCAATGATACTTATGCACAAAAATACCCCGTAAGAAGATGTTCACAAGAACATATAAAGTATGTAAAGTACAATGAGGTGGATAGGTTTAATCCAGAGTTGCAGAAATACCCATATAGGTGTGAAGAGGATTTACAAAAGTATCCTCAAAGATGTAGTGATGAATACCATCGGTGTTCCGATATTAATTTAATACATAATCGTTATACCGGTGAGCATAAATACCCTATTGATTTACAAAAGTATCCCCAAACATACTCGGAAGATCCAATACGGTACAAATGCGAGGAGCCAAAGAATTATACcgatcttcaaaaatttcctcagCGATATTCGGAAGATCCTTTAAGAATCCCTTACACTGGTCACAGTTTAAAATACAATCACTTCAGATGCTCTGATCATAATTTGAAGTATCCTATTCCAAAAAGCATATTGCCAGGAAAAATTTTAGGGGCCGGTGGAATACCAATGATAGGTCAAACTGCGATTGGACTTGTAGTTAATAGGTTTGGTTCAGGACCCCTAACCAGTGACTTATCTTTtactgaaaattcaatttgcgCAAGTGAAAGCACGGAAGAAGACTTATTGAATCAACGTTTCATTATGAGCTCCATGAGTGATACGGACGATATTTAA
- the LOC105687451 gene encoding synaptotagmin-15-like, giving the protein MKLYNIDGRLRARENATQNTKTEAFGPVGSILYPSIGAAAAILLLAIVGTVFGLRRRQKQLSPGPSSCEGIVVYPSQGPAPTFVTKDVVFNLPILRSANSTGDIFSDLDPEDLPMSMERLQPRAIRSNSFGSYGLGGSLGYLEPDLYRTMPSEDPYPEGHIGRIWVKLSHESEAEQVTVTLLKARNLPSRPGGSCDPIVRLHLTPGDRRHVQSRQKRRECNPKFDETFVLQVPNGDLTGKTLRISVIDGGRPKRNSTIGYAALALDGLLPDGEPRIFQLDLDKEPPDHSARGEVLLSLQYNDHSGRLTLTVMEAKGLRQGVVEVCARATLSKHCKPLKTRRTALARPRQGTWPFSEALHFRLSGPDASLTGSLAVSLLARGTKERALGRVVLGPYMFARGPALEHWTAAFSRPREPTQRWHTLS; this is encoded by the exons ATGAAGCTCTACAATATTGACGGCAGGTTACGAGCTCGTGAAAATGCTACGCAAAATACTAAAACCGAAGCTTTCGGCCCCGTTG GATCGATCCTCTACCCTTCGATCGGCGCGGCTGCTGCGATTTTACTTCTGGCCATCGTCGGTACGGTCTTCGGCTTGCGCCGAAGACAAAAACAGCTTTCGCCGGGTCCCAGCAGCTGCGAAGGGATAGTCGTCTACCCCTCGCAGGGACCGGCGCCAACCTTCGTCACGAAGGACGTAGTTTTCAACCTGCCGATACTTCGATCCGCGAATTCGACCGGGGACATATTCTCCGACCTCGACCCGGAGGACCTACCGATGTCCATGGAGAGGCTCCAACCCCGTGCGATACGGTCGAATTCTTTCG GAAGTTACGGGCTCGGAGGGTCGCTGGGGTATCTGGAACCGGACCTTTACAGAACAATGCCATCGGAAGATCCGTACCCCGAAGGTCACATAGGTCGTATTTGGGTGAAGTTGAGTCACGAGTCAGAAGCCGAGCAAGTTACGGTGACGCTTTTGAAGGCCAGAAATCTTCCCTCGCGTCCCGGAGGAAGCTGCGATCCAATCGTCAGACTTCATCTCACGCCCGGTGATCGTCGGCACGTTCAATCCCggcaaaaaagaagagaatgcAACCCAAAGTTTGACGAAACGTTCGTGTTACAG GTGCCGAACGGTGATTTGACCGGgaaaactttgagaatttcggTGATCGACGGTGGACGTCCCAAGCGAAATTCTACGATCGGTTACGCGGCTTTGGCTTTGGATGGATTACTCCCAGATGGTGAGCCGAGGATCTTTCAATTAGATCTGGACAAA GAACCGCCGGATCACAGTGCTCGCGGTGAAGTTCTCCTTTCGCTTCAATACAACGATCATTCCGGCCGTTTGACTTTGACGGTAATGGAAGCGAAAGGCCTGAGGCAAGGAGTCGTCGAAGTTTGCGCCAGAGCAACGCTTTCCAAACATTGCAAGCCCCTGAAAACGAGAAGAACCGCGCTCGCCAGACCCAGGCAGGGGACTTGGCCGTTCAGCGAAGCCCTCCACTTCCG GCTGAGCGGTCCGGACGCGAGCCTCACGGGCTCACTGGCTGTGAGTCTTTTGGCACGCGGAACGAAAGAAAGGGCTTTGGGTCGGGTTGTTTTAGGACCATACATGTTCGCCAGAGGCCCTGCGCTCGAGCATTGGACCGCAGCGTTTTCAAGACCACGGGAACCAACGCAAAGGTGGCACACACTCTCCTAA
- the LOC105687550 gene encoding eukaryotic translation initiation factor 4E-1A isoform X1, which yields MMLHIRHYKTFADLMKDIEKKEEEVANLEEFPPELLIKHPLQNTWTLWYYENDRSKTWEQNQREITSFDTAEDFWSLYNHIKLASELRQGCDYSMFKRGIRPMWEDDANKKGGRWLISLDKKQRNNDLDRFWLEVLLCMIGEAFNECSDDVCGAVVNVRPKGDKIGVWTADARRELSVMDIGRKLKERLRIAPKANIGYQIHKDTMAKAGSVTKNTYTV from the exons ATGATGTTGCATATTAGACACTACAAGACTTTTGCAGATTTAATGAAA GatatagaaaagaaagaagaagaggtagCTAATTTGGAAGAATTTCCACCTGAGCTTCTCATCAAACACCCTTTACAAAATACCTGGACACTTTGGTATTACGAAAATGATCGCAGTAAGACCTGGGAACAGAATCAACGAGAAATCACCAGTTTTGATACAGCTGAAGACTTTTGGAG TTTATACAATCACATAAAATTGGCTTCCGAACTGCGACAAGGTTGTGATTACAGCATGTTCAAGCGAGGTATCCGGCCTATGTGGGAAGATGATGCAAACAAAAAAGGAGGGAGATGGTTAATCAGTTTAgacaaaaaacagagaaataaTGACTTGGACCGTTTTTGGCTTGAAGTCCTTTTATGCATGATTGGAGAAGCTTTCAACGAGTGTTCAGACGATGTTTGTGGGGCTGTGGTCAATGTAAGACCAAAAGGTGATAAAATCGGCGTATGGACCGCAGACGCAAGGAGAGAGCTTAGCGTGATGGATATtgg aCGCAAATTGAAAGAAAGGTTGCGAATTGCACCAAAGGCAAACATAGGCTACCAAATACATAAAGACACTATGGCCAAGGCAGGAAGCGTTACCAAGAATACTTACACTGTCTAA
- the LOC105687547 gene encoding zinc finger protein with KRAB and SCAN domains 3, which yields MSEKMAVAASENYQLKWHSYGAHLHSSVATLLHSESFADVLLATSCGRHVAAHRFVLAACSSYLSHIFQTCHFGANTNAPIIVVLPTEIGYRTLKILIQYMYSGEATVTNDQLEGVLKAGDILRVRGLWRSNNGSKKENIQSNNQKVERDKKEAAPMTRDIQKIKLIQPMPDKVVENVQQAVSTQGNVSAQKTLDGKQMHQTDEKIKESENAKVREESQNADESKSKGNLEANAKKRKSINSETESNRTRSEAGDNEQDELNLELLVKDEPIDWEESIDPSETLTIDHEIDIKPEIVHSADEEGEMEEEEYTPLTCDMCSQTFNRPSDWVRHIEFTHADMTENRRRKRKGDTDDDSKDFPPLKCDLCGNMYPTPQEWVRHIQTEHTEEQLALMNNSAPPKPKRVHSHQKLCNICQKVFPSHASMVIHQRTHTGEKPFLCSYCKKGFNVKSNLLRHLRTLHDKFVHPSLYGSNGNKNA from the exons ATGTCAG aaaaaatggCTGTTGCCGCGTCAGAGAATTACCAATTGAAGTGGCACAGTTATGGGGCTCATCTCCACAGCTCTGTTGCAACTTTACTTCATTCAGAATCATTTGCTGATGTTTTGTTAGCAACATCATGTGGCAGGCATGTTGCAGCTCATCGCTTTGTTCTTGCGGCCTGTTCTTCTTACCTCAGTCACATCTTTCAAACATGTCACTTTGGCGCAAACACAAATGCGCCCATAATTGTG GTGTTGCCCACCGAAATTGGCTACCGAACATTGAAGATATTGATTCAATATATGTACAGTGGTGAGGCAACGGTAACTAATGATCAGCTAGAAGGAGTTTTGAAAGCAGGAGATATCCTCAGAGTTCGTGGCCTGTGGAGATCCAATAATGGGAGCAAAAAGGAGAATATTCAATCGAACAATCAGAAAGTAGAGCGTGATAAAAAAGAGGCAGCCCCAATGACGCGGGATATTCAGAAAATTAAACTGATCCAGCCAATGCCTGATAAAGTTGTTGAAAATGTCCAACAGGCAGTATCAACTCAAGGGAACGTTTCAGCTCAAAAGACTTTAGATGGCAAACAAATGCACcaaactgatgaaaaaataaaagaatcagAGAATGCCAAAGTACGTGAGGAAAGCCAAAATGCTGATGAAAGTAAAAGCAAAGGAAATCTGGAAGCtaatgcaaaaaaaagaaaaagtatcaATAGTGAGACTGAATCTAATAGAACAAGAAGCGAAGCTGGTGACAAT gAACAGGATGAATTGAATCTGGAGCTATTAGTAAAAGACGAGCCAATTGACTGGGAAGAGTCAATTGACCCCTCTGAGACCTTGACGATTGATCACGAAATCGATATTAAGCCA GAAATTGTACACAGTGCAGATGAAGAGGgtgaaatggaagaagaagagtacACACCCTTAACTTGCGACATGTGCAGCCAAACGTTCAATAGACCATCTGATTGGGTTCGCCACATAGAATTCACACACGCTGATATGACGGAAAATagacgaagaaaacgaaag GGAGACACTGACGACGATAGCAAGGACTTCCCACCACTGAAATGTGATTTGTGCGGTAACATGTACCCAACACCTCAGGAATGGGTGCGGCACATACAAACGGAGCATACCGAAGAGCAGTTAGCCCTCATGAACAACTCAGCACCTCCGAAACCAAAGAGAGTTCACAGCCATCAAAAGCTGTGTAACATCTGCCAAAAAGTATTTCCCAGCCATGCATCAATGGTTATTCATCAAAGAACGCATACTGGTGAAAAACCGTTTTTATGTTCGTACTGCAAGAAAGGTTTTAATGTTAAGAGTAATCTATTGCGGCATCTGCGAACGCTCCATGATAAATTTGTGCACCCTAGCTTATACGGTAGTAATGGTAACAAGAACGCCTAA
- the LOC105687607 gene encoding troponin C: protein MEEDDQKMAVMRKAFQMFDTSKSGFIETLKISTILNTMGQLFDDADLNALIEENDPEGSGRVNFDGFCNIAGRFLEEEDAEAMQQELKEAFRLYDREGNGYITTATLKEILAALDDKLTNRDLDGIIAEIDTDGSGTVDFDEFMEMMTGE, encoded by the exons ATG GAAGAAGACGATCAGAAGATGGCCGTGATGCGCAAGGCGTTCCAGATGTTTGACACAAGTAAAAGCGGCTTCATCGAGACCCTCAAGATCTCCACGATCCTGAATACGATGGGTCAGCTTTTCGACGACGCGGACCTCAACGCTCTTATCGAAGAGAATGACCCCGAAGGTTCCGGCCGAGTTAATTTCGATGGATTTTGTAACATCGCCGGACGATTCCTCGAAGAGGAAGACGCCGAGGCCATGCAACAGGAGCTCAAAGAAGCTTTCCGTCTTTACGACAGGGAAGGAAATGGCTACATCACAACCGCTACTCTCAAAGAAATCCTCGCGGCACTCGACGACAAGCTGACAAACCGCGACCTCGACGGCATCATCGCTGAAATCGATACCGATGGTTCCGGCACCGTGGATTTCGATG AATTCATGGAGATGATGACCGGCGAATAA
- the LOC105687585 gene encoding palmitoyltransferase app isoform X4, with protein MPHVTRKWELFPGRNIFCCDGRVMMAPQTSVFYVTVCLIAGTSGLFFAFDCPFLAVHITPAIPVIGGLLFIFVMSTLFRTSFSDPGVIPRATPDEAAYIEKQIEVPNNDNSPTYRPPPRTKEVLVKGQPVKLKYCFTCKIFRPPRASHCSLCDNCVERFDHHCPWVGNCVGRRNYRYFYAFIVSLAFLCVFIFACAITHLIMLTTNDRPFLEAVKLSPGSVVVGVICFFSVWSVLGLAGFHTYLTTSNQTTNEDIKGSFTSKRGQESFNPYSQGNVCGNCFYVLCGPAPPSLIDRRGVVTPEYRAEQERGGDENVIINNKTYGTVKTVQPQLNGLGVLTNPNSDVSGSINNLVTGQHSPSQGRRIESINALQIV; from the exons ATGCCACATGTCACGAGAAAGTGGGAACTCTTTCCTGGAAGAAATATATTCTGCTGTGATGGACGAGTCATGATGGCACCACAGACAAGCGTCTTCTATGTCACAGTGTGTTTGATTGCGGGGACCAGTGGATTGTTTTTTGCATTTGA TTGCCCTTTCTTGGCAGTCCATATTACTCCTGCAATACCAGTAATTGGTGGATTACTGTTTATATTTGTGATGTCAACGCTGTTCCGAACAAGCTTCAGTGATCCAGGCGTTATACCCAGAGCAACACCTGACGAAGCAGCCTATATAGAAAAGCAAATtg AAGTTCCAAATAATGACAACTCTCCAACATACAGGCCTCCACCCCGAACGAAAGAAGTTTTAGTTAAAGGCCAAcctgtaaaattaaaatattgttTCACTTGCAAAATATTCAGGCCACCTCGAGCATCGCATTGTAGTTTATGCGACAACTGTGTGG AGAGATTCGATCACCATTGCCCTTGGGTTGGGAATTGTGTAGGGCGGAGGAATTACAGATACTTCTATGCTTTTATCGTGTCACTAGCATTTCTTTGTGTTTTTATATTCGCCTGTGCTATCACACATCTTATAATGC TCACAACAAATGATAGGCCATTTTTAGAAGCTGTAAAATTATCTCCAGGTAGCGTAGTTGTTGgagttatttgttttttctccgtttggAGCGTTTTGGGCCTCGCAGGCTTCCATACGTACCTGACAACCAGCAATCAAACTACTAACGAAGAT ataAAAGGTTCATTTACGAGTAAACGAGGACAGGAAAGTTTCAACCCATACAGCCAAGGCAATGTATGTGGAAACTGTTTCTACGTTTTGTGTGGACCAGCACCTCCAAGCCTTATTG atAGGAGGGGCGTGGTGACTCCAGAATATAGAGCGGAGCAAGAGAGGGGTGGGGATGAAAATGTTATCATCAATAATAAAACGTATGGAACCGTCAAAACTGTACAACCTCAG TTGAATGGCTTAGGCGTGCTGACAAATCCAAACAGTGATGTATCGGGCTCCATAAATAATTTGGTCACTGGTCAACATTCACCTTCTCAGGGTCGGCGGATAGAGTCAATTAACG CACTACAAATAGTGTAA
- the LOC105687585 gene encoding palmitoyltransferase app isoform X3, whose amino-acid sequence MPHVTRKWELFPGRNIFCCDGRVMMAPQTSVFYVTVCLIAGTSGLFFAFDCPFLAVHITPAIPVIGGLLFIFVMSTLFRTSFSDPGVIPRATPDEAAYIEKQIEVPNNDNSPTYRPPPRTKEVLVKGQPVKLKYCFTCKIFRPPRASHCSLCDNCVERFDHHCPWVGNCVGRRNYRYFYAFIVSLAFLCVFIFACAITHLIMLTTNDRPFLEAVKLSPGSVVVGVICFFSVWSVLGLAGFHTYLTTSNQTTNEDIKGSFTSKRGQESFNPYSQGNVCGNCFYVLCGPAPPSLIDRRGVVTPEYRAEQERGGDENVIINNKTYGTVKTVQPQLNGLGVLTNPNSDVSGSINNLVTGQHSPSQGRRIESINGSTTNSVSQLVANEIPLASLSMTPLDIDEIAPLPSRHNLASLDTSVIPSVAVTTPLSASRLRLLQDTTMIESALDLDSLEEASVGRGSQAGLIKLGAV is encoded by the exons ATGCCACATGTCACGAGAAAGTGGGAACTCTTTCCTGGAAGAAATATATTCTGCTGTGATGGACGAGTCATGATGGCACCACAGACAAGCGTCTTCTATGTCACAGTGTGTTTGATTGCGGGGACCAGTGGATTGTTTTTTGCATTTGA TTGCCCTTTCTTGGCAGTCCATATTACTCCTGCAATACCAGTAATTGGTGGATTACTGTTTATATTTGTGATGTCAACGCTGTTCCGAACAAGCTTCAGTGATCCAGGCGTTATACCCAGAGCAACACCTGACGAAGCAGCCTATATAGAAAAGCAAATtg AAGTTCCAAATAATGACAACTCTCCAACATACAGGCCTCCACCCCGAACGAAAGAAGTTTTAGTTAAAGGCCAAcctgtaaaattaaaatattgttTCACTTGCAAAATATTCAGGCCACCTCGAGCATCGCATTGTAGTTTATGCGACAACTGTGTGG AGAGATTCGATCACCATTGCCCTTGGGTTGGGAATTGTGTAGGGCGGAGGAATTACAGATACTTCTATGCTTTTATCGTGTCACTAGCATTTCTTTGTGTTTTTATATTCGCCTGTGCTATCACACATCTTATAATGC TCACAACAAATGATAGGCCATTTTTAGAAGCTGTAAAATTATCTCCAGGTAGCGTAGTTGTTGgagttatttgttttttctccgtttggAGCGTTTTGGGCCTCGCAGGCTTCCATACGTACCTGACAACCAGCAATCAAACTACTAACGAAGAT ataAAAGGTTCATTTACGAGTAAACGAGGACAGGAAAGTTTCAACCCATACAGCCAAGGCAATGTATGTGGAAACTGTTTCTACGTTTTGTGTGGACCAGCACCTCCAAGCCTTATTG atAGGAGGGGCGTGGTGACTCCAGAATATAGAGCGGAGCAAGAGAGGGGTGGGGATGAAAATGTTATCATCAATAATAAAACGTATGGAACCGTCAAAACTGTACAACCTCAG TTGAATGGCTTAGGCGTGCTGACAAATCCAAACAGTGATGTATCGGGCTCCATAAATAATTTGGTCACTGGTCAACATTCACCTTCTCAGGGTCGGCGGATAGAGTCAATTAACG gtaGCACTACAAATAGTGTAAGTCAACTTGTCGCCAACGAAATTCCATTAGCGTCACTTAGCATGACGCCGCTGGATATTGATGAGATAGCACCATTGCCCTCGCGACACAATCTGGCATCGCTAGACACATCGGTTATTCCATCCGTAGCTGTAACAACGCCTTTATCTGCATCTAGACTTAGGTTGTTGCAAGACACTACGATGATTGAGTCGGCTCTCGATTTAGACTCGTTGGAAGAGGCTAGCGTAGGTAGAGGTAGTCAAGCGGGTCTCATTAAATTAGGTGCAGTTTAA
- the LOC105687585 gene encoding palmitoyltransferase app isoform X1, which produces MPHVTRKWELFPGRNIFCCDGRVMMAPQTSVFYVTVCLIAGTSGLFFAFDCPFLAVHITPAIPVIGGLLFIFVMSTLFRTSFSDPGVIPRATPDEAAYIEKQIEVPNNDNSPTYRPPPRTKEVLVKGQPVKLKYCFTCKIFRPPRASHCSLCDNCVERFDHHCPWVGNCVGRRNYRYFYAFIVSLAFLCVFIFACAITHLIMLTTNDRPFLEAVKLSPGSVVVGVICFFSVWSVLGLAGFHTYLTTSNQTTNEDIKGSFTSKRGQESFNPYSQGNVCGNCFYVLCGPAPPSLIDRRGVVTPEYRAEQERGGDENVIINNKTYGTVKTVQPQLNGLGVLTNPNSDVSGSINNLVTGQHSPSQGRRIESINGELTLLRHPSRCPEDLPKYPRQCINDTYAQKYPVRRCSQEHIKYVKYNEVDRFNPELQKYPYRCEEDLQKYPQRCSDEYHRCSDINLIHNRYTGEHKYPIDLQKYPQTYSEDPIRYKCEEPKNYTDLQKFPQRYSEDPLRIPYTGHSLKYNHFRCSDHNLKYPIPKSILPGKILGAGGIPMIGQTAIGLVVNRFGSGPLTSDLSFTENSICASESTEEDLLNQRFIMSSMSDTDDI; this is translated from the exons ATGCCACATGTCACGAGAAAGTGGGAACTCTTTCCTGGAAGAAATATATTCTGCTGTGATGGACGAGTCATGATGGCACCACAGACAAGCGTCTTCTATGTCACAGTGTGTTTGATTGCGGGGACCAGTGGATTGTTTTTTGCATTTGA TTGCCCTTTCTTGGCAGTCCATATTACTCCTGCAATACCAGTAATTGGTGGATTACTGTTTATATTTGTGATGTCAACGCTGTTCCGAACAAGCTTCAGTGATCCAGGCGTTATACCCAGAGCAACACCTGACGAAGCAGCCTATATAGAAAAGCAAATtg AAGTTCCAAATAATGACAACTCTCCAACATACAGGCCTCCACCCCGAACGAAAGAAGTTTTAGTTAAAGGCCAAcctgtaaaattaaaatattgttTCACTTGCAAAATATTCAGGCCACCTCGAGCATCGCATTGTAGTTTATGCGACAACTGTGTGG AGAGATTCGATCACCATTGCCCTTGGGTTGGGAATTGTGTAGGGCGGAGGAATTACAGATACTTCTATGCTTTTATCGTGTCACTAGCATTTCTTTGTGTTTTTATATTCGCCTGTGCTATCACACATCTTATAATGC TCACAACAAATGATAGGCCATTTTTAGAAGCTGTAAAATTATCTCCAGGTAGCGTAGTTGTTGgagttatttgttttttctccgtttggAGCGTTTTGGGCCTCGCAGGCTTCCATACGTACCTGACAACCAGCAATCAAACTACTAACGAAGAT ataAAAGGTTCATTTACGAGTAAACGAGGACAGGAAAGTTTCAACCCATACAGCCAAGGCAATGTATGTGGAAACTGTTTCTACGTTTTGTGTGGACCAGCACCTCCAAGCCTTATTG atAGGAGGGGCGTGGTGACTCCAGAATATAGAGCGGAGCAAGAGAGGGGTGGGGATGAAAATGTTATCATCAATAATAAAACGTATGGAACCGTCAAAACTGTACAACCTCAG TTGAATGGCTTAGGCGTGCTGACAAATCCAAACAGTGATGTATCGGGCTCCATAAATAATTTGGTCACTGGTCAACATTCACCTTCTCAGGGTCGGCGGATAGAGTCAATTAACGGTGAGTTAACACTCTTAAGACATCCTTCACGTTGCCCCGAAGATCTTCCTAAATACCCTCGTCAATGTATCAATGATACTTATGCACAAAAATACCCCGTAAGAAGATGTTCACAAGAACATATAAAGTATGTAAAGTACAATGAGGTGGATAGGTTTAATCCAGAGTTGCAGAAATACCCATATAGGTGTGAAGAGGATTTACAAAAGTATCCTCAAAGATGTAGTGATGAATACCATCGGTGTTCCGATATTAATTTAATACATAATCGTTATACCGGTGAGCATAAATACCCTATTGATTTACAAAAGTATCCCCAAACATACTCGGAAGATCCAATACGGTACAAATGCGAGGAGCCAAAGAATTATACcgatcttcaaaaatttcctcagCGATATTCGGAAGATCCTTTAAGAATCCCTTACACTGGTCACAGTTTAAAATACAATCACTTCAGATGCTCTGATCATAATTTGAAGTATCCTATTCCAAAAAGCATATTGCCAGGAAAAATTTTAGGGGCCGGTGGAATACCAATGATAGGTCAAACTGCGATTGGACTTGTAGTTAATAGGTTTGGTTCAGGACCCCTAACCAGTGACTTATCTTTtactgaaaattcaatttgcgCAAGTGAAAGCACGGAAGAAGACTTATTGAATCAACGTTTCATTATGAGCTCCATGAGTGATACGGACGATATTTAA